Genomic window (Setaria italica strain Yugu1 unplaced genomic scaffold, Setaria_italica_v2.0 scaffold_11, whole genome shotgun sequence):
AAGAAGATTATTGTCCCGTTCCGGAAGGGGGCCATCCATCCAGAACTTGGCTTTTTTCGGCCGCGGCAAGAGGAAGGTGACATCAGTCCTGTGCGGCTCCCGATAGTGAGACAGATCAGGTATGCATAGCTGTGGGATCCNNNNNNNNNNNNNNNNNNNNNNNNNNNNNNNNNNNNNNNNNNNNNNNNNNNNNNNNNNNNNNNNNNNNNNNNNNNNNNNNNNNNNNNNNNNNNNNNNNNNAGGtatagcctccacttatgtaatgggttttgtaaatagcctacatttaatactcctaattagtatctaaacatttgatgtgacacttgctaaaaataagcaaagggaaccaaacgcgcCCTAACTCGTGTTCGTGTTTCATACCACGTGAAATCGTATGCTTGTGATTATCCTGGCCTGTGCTCACATCCTCTTCCTTAGATAGAAATCCTGTTAGTGTTTCCATAGCTAAATCATATGCTTCTCCTTTGAATTGCAGTTTTTACGAAGAGCAGGATGTCTACTTAATACCATGGGAAATCCCTTGGGTCTTCCTCAGAAACGTGCCGGCGTTCAAGCCTGCAGAAAGTAACTCTCTGCTCAAAGGCTATGGCACCAAAGAAATGATGCCTACACCTGCTCTAAGAAAGCTGTGGAAGTCCGTTGTTGACCTGGTTTCCATAAACAGACAAAGAAGATACTGTATCTCAAAGGCACTTGTCGAGAAAAACTTGGTAGTTTCAGTTATACATGGCACATTTGCATTGAAGAGAGTCTTTGCGGATAACTTACCTGCAGACCCCAATACTTTTGAGGGCTTTAAAGCAGTAAAGCGTCTCTTCATTAGACTGATGAATAAAAGGTACGGCAGCAATTTTAGTGCTATTCTTTTGCCTGAATTGCAAAATTGGCTTCGTGTGTTGGATGATCCGAAGGAATTGGATGGAAAGTTAGCAACCTATCATGCATGGATGCTACCGGATGAAGATAGGGGATGGTTTAGTGTGAGGGTGGCTTAACTACTCACACAGGAAATGGTTGGGAGAAAAAAGAACGATGTGATCGAGGATTTGGATCCACTGAGCTTAGGGCTGGACGAAATGCACCCCTTCTTCAAGGAATGGCGCGAGCATATAACCAAGGTACGAGACAAAATGGATGAAGGCTGCCAGCAGCCTGATGTGTCGCCTAAGGAGTATGAGACAAACAAGTTCAGAGACAAAATGAGAGAAGGCGGACATCGGCCTGATAAGTCGCCTGAGTTTCGTGGTGGACGGTGGCTCGTGATGATGAACCGTTATGATGTCCTTCATACGCACAGGTAGAATTTGCGGAAGCTTATCGATTTCATTCGCTACCGCACCAATGATGTTATTGGGTTGCTCCATTTCAATGTGCCTATGTATCTGCCAACAATACAGTTATATTTTAAGCGGGAAAAGATGTGGAAGTTTCTGGATATGGAGCGTTACTTTCCAAAGGCTGTGGTCTTACCCGATCCCAGGTGAGAACAGATGAAAAACTTCTTGATTTATCTGTGGTTGCATATTATTCAATTCTGTCACCGCTTGTCTCGCACTTTGGATCCCTGCAACAAAGAAAGGCAATGTAGGTAGATAAGCATAGTATTAAATATTCAGGATTCAGCCAAATAGAATTGAATAACATGCAACCACAGATAAATCAAAAAGTTTTTCATCTGTTCTCACCTGGGGTAGGGGTAGACCCCAGCCTTTGAAAAGTAACGCTCCATATCCAAAAACTTCTACATCTTTTCCTGCTTAAATTATAACTGTATTGTTGGCAGATACATAGGCACCTTGAAATGGAGCAACCTAATGATATCATTGGTGCGGTAGCGAATGAAATCGACAAACTTCCGCAAATTCTGGCTGTGCGTATGGAGGACACCATGACGGTTTATCATCACGAGCCACCGTCCACCACGAAACTCAGGCGACGTATCAGACCGCTGCCCGCCTTCTCTCATTTTGTCTCTGAAATTGTCTGTGTCATACTCCTTAGACGACACATCAGGCTGCTGCCAGCCTTCATCCATTTTGTCCCGTACCTTGGTTGTATGCTCGCGCCATTCCTTGAAGAAGGGGTGCATTTCGTCCAGCCCTAAGCTCAGTGGATCCAAATCCTCGATCACATCGTTCTTTTTTCTCCCAACCATTTCCTGTGTGAGTAGTTAAGCCACCCTCACACTAAGCCATCCCCTACCTTCATCCGGTAGCATCCATGCATGATAGGTTACTAACTTTTCATCCAATTTCCTTCGGATTATCCAACACACGAAGCCAATTTTGCAAATCAGGCAAAAGAATAGCACTAAAATTGCTGCCGTACCTTTTCTTCATCAGTCTAATGAAGAGACGCTTTACTGTTTTAAAGCCCTCAAAAGCATTGGGGTCTGCAGGTAAGTTATCCGCAAAGACTCTCTTCAATGCAAATGTACCATGTATAACTGAAACTACCAAGTTTTTCTCGACAAGTGCCCTTGAGATACAGTATCCTCTTTGTCTGTTTATGGAAACCAGGTCAACAGCGGACTTCCACAGCTTTCTTAGAGCAGGTGTAGGCATCATTTCTTTGGTGCCATAGCCTTTGAGCAGAGGGTTACTTTCTGCAGGCTTGAAAGCCGGCACGTTTCTGAGGAAGACCGGTGTTAAGTAGGTATCCTGCTCTTCATAAAAACTGCAATTCAAAGGAGAAGCATATGATTTAGTTATGGAAACACTAACAGGATTTCTATCTAAGGAAGAGGATGTGAGCACAGGCCAGGATAATCACAAGCATACGATTTCACGTGGTATGAAACACGAACATGATTTAGGgcgcgtttggttccctttgcttatttttagcaagtgtcacatcaaatgtttagatactaattaggagtattaaacgtaggctatttacaaaacccattacataagtggaggctaaacggcgagacgaacctattaagcctaattaatccatcattagcaaatgtttactgtaacaacacattgtcaaatcatggacttattagccttaatagattcgtctcgccgtttagtctccgcttatgtaatggattttgtaaatagtctacgtttaattctcctaattagtatctaaacatttgatgtgacgagGATCTGGAGCAGATGCAGGAGGAGAGCGCCTACAACAGGCTGCTCAAGGATCTGGAGCAGATGCAGGAGGAGAGCGCCTACAACAGGCTGCTCAAGGATCTGGAGCAGATGCAGGAGGAGATCGTCAACAAGTACCGCGACAAGGTGCTCAAGGATCTAGAGCAGATGACGGGAGGAGATCGTCAACAAGTGCCTCCACCTGCCGGTGGCCAAGGGCTTCGCCGACCTCGAACCCTTGCCGgatgctcctccacctcaggagGAGGAGAATCGAAGGATGCTGCTCCTGGACATGGTACCTTGGTATTCAGGGTAGGCTCTTCTACTTCTACATATTAATTAAACCAAGTTAGATTCCAGATGAGACCAAAAGAAAACATCAGACATCCTCATTGTTAATTTATACAGGACATCAGCTGATTTATTCAAGACAGCATTTGATCTTATGGTCTCTGTGACTCTTTTTGTTGGGCGATTTGACATGCGCATGATGCAGGTAAGGGGTGCTTGTTCTTGATGTAAGGTGATCCAATGTAAAATCCACAGTATTTTCCCCTGTAAAGTTGACCTCCAAAATGTTGTACCTGTTCATTTAATGTTGATACTTTGTTAACTGCAATGTCTCTGCATCTTTGTACATCTCTGTGTTcaaacattttttatttttcaaaccaTTTTTTATATCCTTCTGTAGGCTGCAATGAAAGGACCAACAGATGACGCGCAGAATGCTGACCTGTTATATGACTACTTCAATGAAAGGGAAGACCTTTGGTTTGACTTTGTTGCAGACACTGGTGATGGAGGAAATTCATCATATACAGTTGCTCGACTGTTAGCTCAACCATCTATTAGGACTGTAATTGGTGGCTCTATGCATACTCTTCCACGTGGGAACTTACTTCTTATCGGTGGAGATCTCGCGTAAGATTTTATCATATTTAATTATACATGGTTCTTCTCTGCAGTCAATCTACAAGTGCATAACTGCATATTCACAATGCATCTCTCTGTTGACTTTTTCTTGGCAATTAGGACTGTACAATTCACTGCATCTTGATACCTTGGAAATTAAGTCACTTAAATTCTAACTAAGTGTTGGAAGATCTATTTAGGCTGTTAACAACTTGGTTGAGCTTTTGTCCTATATTTGGAAGAAAGTGTTATGTTATTGATCTCTGTGCACCACAATATTTTGCATTTTGCATCTTCCCTGCTTAATTGATAGGCAGAGCTACCGCATTATGCTCTGAAACCAAAGATTACATTAGTCGCATCCATATGAATCATGATATTCTTCTTCTTCGGAGATAAAGATCTGATATTATTTTTGAATATATGATTCTTTGTGCCTGGTATCAGTTGGAATTCTCCATTCCATCAGGCCCATATAGCTGAACCTGTTTCTAGCTCTTGTATGGCCTGTAGCCAGCAGACATTTCAATCTGCTATTGCTTCCACCCTGAGATCCATATCTTTATTGCCCATACATAGTGGTACAATCTATAAACTAGACAAGATTTAGCCCATTATATTAGTGCATTGTAGATCTGTCATCTTGGAATCTTGGAATTTGCAGGTACCCAAACCCTTCATCATTTACATATGAGAGGCGCTTCTTTAGGCCCTTTGAGTATGCTCTGCAACCTCCACCTTGGTATAGGGCTGAACATATAGCTCTGGATAAGCCTGAGCTTCCTCCCGGTGTATCAAAGATGTCTGAATATGATGGGCCACAGTGTTTTATAATTCCTGGAAACCATGGTCTGTTAACATTCTTGATCAATCTAATCTATCTAATTTGACTTTATTTCTTGTGTACTTGATCAATTATGTAAGGAATATGATGCGTGCTTGTATTGATTTCTTAATTGTGACTTGTTTTTAACAGACTGGTTTGACGGGCTGCACACATTTATGAGATATATATGTCACAAAAGCTGGTTAGGTGGATGGTTTCTGCCTCAGAAGAAGAGCTATTTTGCATTGCAGCTTCCCAAGGGTTGGTGGATCTTTGGTCTTGATTTATCTCTTCATGGTGACGTTGATGTGTACCAATTCAAGTTTTTTGCAGATCTTTGTCAGAAAAAGGTGCATTTTTCTTCACGTGCTTGCCCCTTTTTCTTCACTtgcttgccccccccccccccccccgaaatGGTAGCGGGAATTTGCTTCATTTGTgcctttttttttggtttcatGTGGTTCAACATGCAGTGATTAATTGCTTTAAGTCTTCAAACATGTATGTTTAATATTAGGATGTAtagtaaaacaaaaaaaatgttgacaaAAGATTCTTTGCAGTCTTAGGCCCTTTTGCATTCTAGTTGGAAAGATACTCATGTATGTTTCCAGAATATCTCTTGGAAGTTGTGGCTAATATTTTAATTTCCAGATTTGATTGATCCGCTATAATACTAAAGTTCTGCAGGTTGGGGAGAATGACTCTGTGATTGTAGTGACACATGAGCCAAACTGGCTTCTTGATTGGTACTGGAAGGAGACTACAGGCAAGAATGTCTCACATTTAATTCAGGAATACCTGAATGGAAGATGTAGACTTCGCATGGCGGGGGATTTACACCATTTTATGAGGCATTCTGCCACTCGATCAGAAAAGCCTAATTTTGTGCAACACTTGCTTGTCAATGGATGTGGTGGCGCCTTTTTGCACCCAACACATGTTTTTAGAAACTTTGAGAGGTTCTCTGGAACCACCTATGAATGCAAGGCAGCTTATCCATCTTATGACGAGTCTAGTGGGGTATGTTACTCCCTATGttgaagtatttttttttctttttagcttATTGATCAGCTTAACATGCTTGTGTGAATTGTTAGATGAGCAAGATCTAATTTACAAAATTCACAGATTGCACTGGGTAACATACTGAAGTTCCGCAAGAAGAATTGGCAGTTTGATACTATTGGTGGTTTTATCTACTTTATATTGGTGTTTTCAATGTTCCCACAGGTCAGTTACAGATTCCCAAAGCTGCCATTTTCTTTAAACTATTATCCTTTCTCGCACTTCATAATTAGTAACTGTTGGTGTTTGTTTGTAATAGTAAACTTGAACGTTTAAATTCCTtcctttttcctcattttttttacaaattgaAACCTTGAAGCACTGGACATGTCTCTATTTTTCATTGTGCAATTGTTCTAATTTGTCTTTAAATAACTGAGCTCTGCTTTATTACTAGTCTCTCTATTAAATTATTTAAACATCTCTTGAAGGCCGTATAACTTTCCAATCATGGACCATGcaatttatttcaaaatattCATATATCAACATGAACAACCAACATCGTCAAAGGGCTGAGTTCAACTCATCCCCTCAAGGACTAAACAACCGAGAACAGGCTAATTAATCATCATCAGTTGGATTGTACCAGTCCCTGGCTGACCACCAGTAGCAAATTATTTTCCTAGGCAGAATTTACTAAGTTCTGCTTGTCAATTAAGTAGAATTTGCACATCCTTTGCAAGTTCTGCTTGTCAATTTAGTAGAAGTTgcacatttttttctttctttgaacCTGCCCCTAAACGTGCTGACCTCTGTTGTGAATTTATTGTTTGATGTTCATGTTTACCTTTTCTTATAATGTAACTGATGTGCAGTGATGCTTATACATCTTGAAGCATGTTCATTGACCCAAAGTCAGTCAGTCAATATTGTTCATAACCAGCCTCAGAGGCGTACTTTGCATCACATAAATCATCCTGTTACTTTTTTTGATCTCTTGGTTGGCTACTGGTTTCAGTTTCTTGTTATTGTTGTTCTCTTCCATTTTTTAACTGCACACTCAGTCACCTATTATTGCCTGGAAGTTCAATCAATTTGTACTCATATTCTTACTTATATTTCTACTTGTTCCAGTGTAATCTTGTTCACATCTTCAATGAAGAAACTTGGTCTGGGCGTGTGAAAAGCTTCTCAAGTACAATATGGAGTGCTTTGCTTTATATTTTTGAACACTCTTATGTCTCTTCAGTAGCAAGTCTAACTTTATTGATGGCATCATATTCATTTGTACCATCGAAACTCTCACGGAGGAAAAGAGCTATTATAGGCGGCCTCCATGTTTTGGCCCATTTAACTGCAGCTCTACTTTTAATGTTGCTGCTGGAGTTGGGCATTGAAATTTGTATCCGGAATCATTTATTAGCAACTTCAGGTATGCCATACAATACTGTGTTTCCTAAATTCTTGCTGTAGATGATAGATAAAGATCCATTCAAAGGTGAAAGCTGTGAATACATTTTTTTTGTAGGTTATCACACTCTATATGAATGGTATCGGTCCATGGAAAGTGAGCATTTTCCAGATCCTACTGGTCTTCGTTCTCGTTTGGAACAATGGACGCTGGGACTGTACCCAGCATGTATAAAATACCTTATGTCGGCCTTTGATGTCCCTGAGGTAATAAGACTTTCTGGAAATGCTGCAGTGCACCTATCTAAACGTCTTTTGAGGATTGAATTTGCACTTGTAGTTTAAATGTGATCTACTTTAAAGAATTTAAGTATGTAGTATGAGCAATAAATTATCACATAATGGAAGCAAAGGATCAAAATCTTACAGTTTAGGTTTTATGTGGTACAGATTAATTTGTTAAAGTTTCTCTCCTTTTTTACCAAGCATCTAACTGCATATACCATTGCACAGGTCATGGCAGTGACAAGGATAAATATCTGCAAGAATGGGATGATGTCCCTTTCACGAAGCGTTCTGATCATGTACTACACCTCTGTGTTCATCTATTTCTGGATTTTCTCGACTCCAGTTGTTTCCCTCATATTTGGTAGCTACCTATACATTTGCATCAACTGGTTCCACATTCATTTCGATGAAGCCTTCTCATCACTGCGCATCGCGAACTACAAATCTTTCACGAGGTTTCATATTAAGAAGGATGGTGATCTGGAAATATTTACTCTTGCAGTTGACAAGGTAACAGATTAACCCGCTTCTATTGCTCTGATTTGCTTAGTTAGATATATGTTGCCTTATATATATCTGTAGATTGTTCTTCTGATATGCAAAGCAAAATGCATATATATTTTTGCTCTTCTGTGAGCAAACACAGGTCCCAAAGGACTGGAAGTTGGATCCAAGATGGGAATCAGATGTAAGAGGGCCTCATCAGCTCAGCCATGAACGGAAACACCCAAGCAAGTGGAGGTCAGCCTCATCACCGGACCCTGTCAGATCTGTACGGGTTGTTGACCATTTCACCATTGAACGAACAAGAACCCCAGATATGGAGCCCTCTTGTTAATTCTGCACGCCGTTTTTGTTGTGAGGGGTTGCTAGCTAGAGAAATTAACAATAACTgttgtttcttcttttctttttgcttttattttaaaaaaaaactgggtCTAGGTGACTTAGGTTGACATAGGTTATCTGCCTTGCATCCACTTTACTGGCCTTACCTGTATAGATATTCACCTGTCTAGTAAATGTATGGAATGTTTACTGttgcaacacattgtcaaatcatggactaattaggcttaatagattcgtctcgccgtttagcctccgcttatgtaatggattttgtaaatagtttacgtttaatactcctaattagtatctaaatattcgatgtgacgaggATCTGGAGCAGA
Coding sequences:
- the LOC101783935 gene encoding uncharacterized protein LOC101783935 isoform X1, which translates into the protein MLLLDMVPWYSGTSADLFKTAFDLMVSVTLFVGRFDMRMMQAAMKGPTDDAQNADLLYDYFNEREDLWFDFVADTGDGGNSSYTVARLLAQPSIRTVIGGSMHTLPRGNLLLIGGDLAYPNPSSFTYERRFFRPFEYALQPPPWYRAEHIALDKPELPPGVSKMSEYDGPQCFIIPGNHDWFDGLHTFMRYICHKSWLGGWFLPQKKSYFALQLPKGWWIFGLDLSLHGDVDVYQFKFFADLCQKKVGENDSVIVVTHEPNWLLDWYWKETTGKNVSHLIQEYLNGRCRLRMAGDLHHFMRHSATRSEKPNFVQHLLVNGCGGAFLHPTHVFRNFERFSGTTYECKAAYPSYDESSGIALGNILKFRKKNWQFDTIGGFIYFILVFSMFPQCNLVHIFNEETWSGRVKSFSSTIWSALLYIFEHSYVSSVASLTLLMASYSFVPSKLSRRKRAIIGGLHVLAHLTAALLLMLLLELGIEICIRNHLLATSGYHTLYEWYRSMESEHFPDPTGLRSRLEQWTLGLYPACIKYLMSAFDVPEVMAVTRINICKNGMMSLSRSVLIMYYTSVFIYFWIFSTPVVSLIFGSYLYICINWFHIHFDEAFSSLRIANYKSFTRFHIKKDGDLEIFTLAVDKVPKDWKLDPRWESDVRGPHQLSHERKHPSKWRCRRRAPTTGCSRIWSRCRRRSSTSTATRCSRIWSR
- the LOC101783935 gene encoding uncharacterized protein LOC101783935 isoform X2, translating into MLLLDMVPWYSGTSADLFKTAFDLMVSVTLFVGRFDMRMMQAAMKGPTDDAQNADLLYDYFNEREDLWFDFVADTGDGGNSSYTVARLLAQPSIRTVIGGSMHTLPRGNLLLIGGDLAYPNPSSFTYERRFFRPFEYALQPPPWYRAEHIALDKPELPPGVSKMSEYDGPQCFIIPGNHDWFDGLHTFMRYICHKSWLGGWFLPQKKSYFALQLPKGWWIFGLDLSLHGDVDVYQFKFFADLCQKKVGENDSVIVVTHEPNWLLDWYWKETTGKNVSHLIQEYLNGRCRLRMAGDLHHFMRHSATRSEKPNFVQHLLVNGCGGAFLHPTHVFRNFERFSGTTYECKAAYPSYDESSGIALGNILKFRKKNWQFDTIGGFIYFILVFSMFPQCNLVHIFNEETWSGRVKSFSSTIWSALLYIFEHSYVSSVASLTLLMASYSFVPSKLSRRKRAIIGGLHVLAHLTAALLLMLLLELGIEICIRNHLLATSGYHTLYEWYRSMESEHFPDPTGLRSRLEQWTLGLYPACIKYLMSAFDVPEVMAVTRINICKNGMMSLSRSVLIMYYTSVFIYFWIFSTPVVSLIFGSYLYICINWFHIHFDEAFSSLRIANYKSFTRFHIKKDGDLEIFTLAVDKVPKDWKLDPRWESDVRGPHQLSHERKHPSKWRSASSPDPVRSVRVVDHFTIERTRTPDMEPSC